A region of Granulicella aggregans DNA encodes the following proteins:
- a CDS encoding GspE/PulE family protein: protein MGNVPMAIPLAEAGVDETARAQVLARRYHAEFVDLKNFKIQHELFKSVPVDMMFRYNFVPLEQHEGRLAIAVSDPSKLMVLDEISGLLGQRLVTRVATLSQITDLLKKTEQSQRVLDEASEGLAFDVLTNDENSDSNISIERLTSEDDISPIIRLVDTTIFTALERRASDIHLETFDDCLLVKYRIDGVLQQAMAPIAREHHQTILSRIKVMSELDIAERRVPQDGRFRVRYKGRLIDFRVSIMPTVHGENAVLRVLDKESMSEKFKKLSLDVVGFAEKDLTRFRRYIKEPYGMVLVTGPTGSGKTTTLYAALNEIKSEEDKIITIEDPVEYQIRGITQIPVNEKKGLTFARGLRSILRHDPDKILVGEIRDAETAQIAINSALTGHLVFTTVHANNVVDVLGRFLNMGVEPYNFVSALNCILAQRLVRTVCDFCARAVKYTDAELDLNGLDPAEWQGFTFREGTGCIECGGTGFRGRSAIHELLELDDEIREMLLAKKPGSEIRKKAKDKGMAFLRDSAIDRVREGVTTLKEINKVTFIEAGR from the coding sequence ATGGGAAACGTACCGATGGCAATTCCGCTGGCTGAGGCTGGGGTCGACGAGACCGCCCGGGCGCAGGTGCTCGCGCGCCGCTATCATGCGGAGTTCGTCGATCTGAAGAACTTCAAGATCCAGCACGAACTTTTCAAAAGCGTGCCGGTGGACATGATGTTCCGCTACAACTTCGTCCCTCTAGAGCAGCACGAGGGGCGGCTGGCGATCGCCGTCTCGGATCCGTCGAAGCTGATGGTTCTCGATGAGATCTCAGGACTGCTGGGTCAGCGGCTGGTGACGCGGGTGGCGACGTTATCGCAGATCACCGACCTCCTGAAGAAGACCGAGCAGTCGCAGCGGGTTCTGGACGAAGCGAGCGAAGGGTTGGCGTTCGATGTCCTGACGAACGACGAGAACTCCGACTCAAACATCTCCATCGAGCGGCTGACCAGTGAAGACGACATCTCGCCGATCATCCGGCTTGTGGATACAACGATCTTCACGGCCCTTGAACGCCGCGCATCGGATATCCATCTCGAGACCTTCGACGACTGCCTGCTGGTGAAGTACCGCATCGACGGCGTGCTGCAGCAGGCGATGGCCCCAATTGCGCGCGAGCACCATCAGACCATCCTCTCCCGTATCAAGGTCATGAGCGAACTCGACATCGCCGAGCGGCGTGTTCCGCAGGACGGAAGATTCCGCGTGCGCTACAAGGGACGGTTGATCGACTTCCGCGTGAGCATCATGCCGACGGTTCATGGCGAAAATGCCGTGCTCCGCGTGCTCGACAAGGAGTCGATGAGTGAAAAGTTCAAAAAACTTTCGCTTGACGTCGTCGGCTTCGCGGAGAAAGATCTGACCCGCTTCCGGCGCTACATTAAGGAACCTTACGGGATGGTGCTGGTCACCGGGCCTACCGGTTCCGGCAAGACGACGACGCTCTACGCCGCGCTGAACGAGATCAAGTCGGAAGAAGACAAGATCATCACCATCGAAGACCCCGTCGAGTACCAGATCCGCGGCATCACACAGATTCCGGTGAACGAGAAGAAGGGGCTGACCTTCGCCCGGGGTCTCCGCTCTATTCTGCGCCATGATCCCGACAAGATTCTCGTAGGCGAAATCCGCGATGCCGAGACGGCTCAGATCGCCATCAACTCGGCGCTTACCGGCCACCTCGTCTTCACGACCGTCCACGCAAACAACGTGGTCGACGTGCTGGGACGCTTCCTGAACATGGGCGTAGAGCCTTACAACTTTGTCTCGGCGCTGAACTGCATTCTGGCACAGCGGCTGGTTCGGACGGTCTGCGACTTCTGCGCTCGCGCGGTTAAATACACCGATGCGGAGCTTGATCTGAACGGGCTTGACCCGGCTGAGTGGCAGGGGTTCACCTTCCGTGAGGGTACGGGGTGTATTGAGTGCGGCGGAACCGGTTTCCGGGGCCGCTCGGCGATCCACGAACTGCTGGAGTTGGACGACGAGATCCGCGAGATGCTGCTGGCAAAGAAGCCCGGTAGTGAGATCCGGAAAAAAGCGAAAGATAAGGGGATGGCGTTCCTCCGCGACTCGGCGATCGACCGGGTACGGGAGGGCGTGACGACCTTGAAAGAGATCAATAAGGTTACGTTTATTGAGGCGGGAAGGTAA
- a CDS encoding glycosyltransferase: MRILHIIATLAPQAGGPSNSVSRIVTAYPAIGSEGEVVTLDDPDDKFLRSVSFRVHALGPVSTRFGFSTRLIPWLAANRDRFDGVVVHGLWQYLGYAVRRAIDGRKPYLVFTHGMLDPYFKRAHPLKHIKKTPYWLLNEYWVLRNAQRVLFTSEAEAKNAAKSFWPHQWRASVVPYGATAPSGDPAALVESFLSQHRALRKPNGQPRPYLLFLGRIHAKKGCDQLLEAFAKIASRVPDLQLVFAGPDGAAASGLSKASVSNLGTAGLKSALVAEARRMGLAHRVHWTGMLEGDQKWGAFYGCEAFCLPSHQENFGIAVAEALACGRPVLISDKVDIWKEILQDGAAFVGHDNVPGAISALERWIALSTSEKAAMGDRALRCFRSRYDMQANASGIVEVFNQAIAVKSGNRAVHAEAKLPATR; encoded by the coding sequence TTGCGGATTTTGCATATCATTGCGACGCTTGCCCCGCAGGCTGGTGGCCCTTCAAATAGCGTAAGCAGGATTGTCACCGCTTATCCGGCTATCGGCAGCGAAGGCGAGGTCGTTACTCTCGACGATCCTGACGACAAATTCCTTCGCAGCGTCAGCTTCCGTGTTCATGCGCTTGGCCCCGTTTCGACCCGTTTCGGATTCAGCACCCGCCTTATTCCCTGGCTTGCCGCTAATCGCGACCGCTTTGACGGTGTCGTTGTTCACGGCCTTTGGCAGTATCTGGGCTATGCTGTCCGCCGCGCCATCGATGGACGCAAGCCGTACCTTGTCTTTACCCACGGCATGCTCGATCCCTACTTCAAGCGCGCCCACCCACTCAAACACATCAAGAAGACGCCCTACTGGCTCCTGAACGAGTATTGGGTGCTTCGCAATGCTCAACGCGTCCTCTTTACCTCGGAGGCCGAAGCCAAGAACGCCGCGAAGAGCTTCTGGCCGCACCAGTGGCGCGCCTCCGTGGTTCCCTATGGCGCGACCGCTCCCTCGGGAGATCCCGCCGCCCTCGTCGAAAGCTTCCTGTCTCAGCATCGCGCTCTCCGGAAGCCGAATGGCCAGCCCCGGCCGTATCTTCTCTTCCTTGGCCGCATTCATGCCAAGAAAGGTTGCGATCAGCTATTGGAAGCCTTCGCAAAGATTGCTTCTCGTGTCCCCGATCTCCAGCTCGTCTTCGCCGGTCCGGACGGCGCGGCGGCCTCCGGGCTAAGCAAGGCCAGCGTATCGAACCTGGGTACGGCCGGCCTCAAGTCCGCTCTCGTCGCCGAAGCCAGACGCATGGGACTCGCGCATCGCGTCCATTGGACCGGGATGCTCGAAGGCGACCAGAAGTGGGGAGCCTTTTACGGCTGCGAGGCCTTTTGCCTGCCCTCGCACCAGGAGAACTTTGGCATCGCTGTGGCCGAGGCGCTGGCCTGTGGAAGACCCGTTCTTATCTCCGACAAGGTCGACATCTGGAAAGAGATTCTGCAAGACGGCGCGGCCTTCGTGGGTCACGATAACGTCCCAGGAGCCATCTCGGCACTGGAACGCTGGATTGCGCTCTCGACTTCTGAGAAAGCTGCCATGGGCGATCGCGCCCTGCGGTGCTTCCGCAGCCGCTACGATATGCAGGCGAACGCCAGCGGCATCGTCGAGGTCTTCAACCAGGCCATCGCAGTCAAATCCGGCAACCGCGCAGTTCATGCTGAGGCCAAGCTTCCGGCCACCCGGTGA
- a CDS encoding type IV pilus biogenesis protein PilM: protein MEILPKALGTRPRLAVEIRWGGVVAARADDASTGVLTAVAKADLPIDAVEPGLRAGNFRVPSDVVSAVRRTLEAVTEKGIGREVTLVVPDSAVRVLLLDFDSLPSKPVEALPVVRFRLKKLLPFEADDAAVSYQIMGGKSATAKGGLRVVAVAIPREVLAEYEAVVREAGFEPGAVLPSTMAALSGLGEDATGGAEAALVVNAGPQAVTTAIVSGGMLLLHRSVDMSGNLQVGILAEATVSMTDAQQETVTVPLLPLIDVEASQQEWAMQEAVDPFGRDEAIQQGTRRSLYAGGLSEDALVAEIEAQALAEATLEAAAYAAAQEAAAATPRLTQAQVAEQGYLREVTQAVSVAAAYFEDTLETSPGVVLSAGSVSAQSLGTMLADAGFGEMMETGSRIRVREVVGEDSLVGQAVTSVVPKGWLSGVRGALRS from the coding sequence ATGGAGATTTTGCCAAAGGCTTTAGGGACCCGGCCACGGCTGGCGGTAGAGATTCGCTGGGGCGGCGTCGTCGCGGCGCGGGCGGACGACGCATCGACGGGCGTGCTGACGGCGGTAGCGAAGGCCGACCTTCCAATCGATGCGGTCGAACCAGGGCTGCGGGCTGGGAACTTCCGTGTTCCCTCAGATGTGGTGTCGGCTGTTCGCAGGACGCTGGAGGCGGTGACCGAGAAAGGAATTGGGCGGGAGGTTACGCTCGTGGTGCCCGACTCCGCCGTGCGGGTGTTGTTGCTGGACTTCGATTCGCTGCCGAGCAAGCCAGTCGAAGCACTTCCTGTCGTCCGATTCCGATTGAAGAAGCTGCTTCCGTTCGAAGCGGATGACGCGGCGGTGAGCTATCAGATTATGGGAGGCAAGTCCGCTACCGCGAAGGGCGGTCTGCGGGTGGTCGCGGTAGCGATCCCACGCGAAGTCCTGGCGGAGTACGAAGCGGTCGTCCGTGAGGCGGGTTTCGAACCTGGGGCTGTGCTGCCGAGCACCATGGCTGCTCTATCTGGGCTGGGCGAGGACGCTACGGGCGGTGCCGAGGCCGCGCTTGTGGTGAACGCTGGGCCACAGGCGGTCACGACCGCGATCGTGAGTGGGGGCATGCTCCTGCTCCATCGCTCGGTCGACATGTCCGGCAATCTGCAGGTCGGCATCTTGGCAGAGGCGACGGTAAGCATGACGGACGCTCAGCAGGAGACGGTCACGGTGCCATTGTTGCCGTTGATCGACGTCGAGGCCTCACAACAGGAGTGGGCGATGCAGGAGGCCGTGGACCCGTTCGGCCGCGACGAAGCAATACAGCAGGGAACTCGCCGCTCGCTCTACGCCGGGGGGCTGTCCGAGGATGCGCTGGTCGCTGAGATCGAGGCGCAGGCTCTGGCCGAGGCGACTTTGGAGGCTGCGGCTTATGCCGCTGCCCAGGAAGCGGCGGCAGCAACACCGAGGCTGACGCAGGCGCAGGTCGCCGAGCAAGGATATCTCCGCGAGGTGACTCAGGCCGTCAGCGTGGCTGCGGCGTACTTCGAAGACACGCTGGAGACCTCACCGGGTGTAGTGCTGTCGGCTGGAAGTGTCAGCGCACAATCTCTGGGAACGATGCTGGCCGATGCGGGATTTGGAGAGATGATGGAGACCGGGAGTCGGATTCGGGTTCGCGAGGTCGTCGGGGAAGACTCTCTAGTGGGCCAAGCGGTGACGTCGGTCGTGCCCAAGGGGTGGTTGTCGGGAGTTCGGGGGGCGCTGAGAAGCTAA
- a CDS encoding type II secretion system F family protein: MTEFVIRLADERGKIQEQTHSAATADELRSRFTQAGYYVYSVKSRNVLGGSSKKKVNLDTFLVFNQQFLTLIKAGLPILGSLELLARRQKIPSFRAQLEDVGARVKTGQSISEAFDAQGGFSLVYTTTLLAGERSGNLEEVLQRYLDFQRVSLTFRKKLKASLIYPALLVFMVIGLFIFLITFVVPRFAQLYDQLGTKLPALTVLLLDMGRYAQSYGIYIAIVVVTVGFLGYRWIQTEAGATTVDKIRIGLPVIGNVWLKYQVGLFSRTLSTLLTGGLPLVPSLETAARSIDSKQIAIAVTRSVATVQEGKGLSESLMATKVFPELAIEMIEVGESTGALPQMLNSVAEFFEEDVQTNLTAAMSLIEPLILIFMGLVVVTILIALYLPIFSLSAGSGQ, encoded by the coding sequence TTGACTGAATTTGTAATCAGGCTCGCGGATGAACGAGGGAAGATTCAGGAGCAGACGCACTCGGCTGCGACGGCGGATGAGCTGCGGTCGCGATTCACCCAGGCTGGCTACTACGTCTACTCGGTGAAGTCGCGCAACGTGCTGGGCGGCAGCTCGAAGAAGAAGGTCAATCTCGACACGTTCCTCGTCTTCAACCAGCAGTTTCTTACGTTGATCAAGGCGGGTCTGCCCATTCTGGGGTCGTTGGAGCTTCTTGCCCGGAGGCAAAAGATTCCTTCATTCCGCGCTCAGTTGGAGGACGTCGGCGCCAGGGTGAAGACCGGGCAGTCGATCTCCGAGGCGTTTGACGCGCAGGGCGGCTTTTCGCTGGTGTACACGACGACCCTACTGGCGGGTGAGCGGTCGGGAAACCTGGAAGAGGTTTTGCAGCGGTATCTCGACTTCCAGCGTGTCTCGCTGACGTTTCGCAAGAAGTTGAAGGCAAGTCTCATCTATCCGGCGCTGCTGGTCTTCATGGTGATCGGGCTGTTTATCTTTTTGATCACCTTTGTCGTTCCCCGTTTTGCGCAGCTGTATGACCAGTTAGGGACGAAGCTGCCGGCGTTGACGGTCTTACTGCTCGACATGGGACGGTACGCCCAGAGCTACGGAATCTACATTGCAATCGTGGTGGTGACGGTCGGTTTTCTGGGCTACCGCTGGATTCAGACGGAAGCCGGGGCGACGACCGTCGACAAGATTCGTATTGGGCTGCCAGTGATCGGGAACGTGTGGCTCAAGTACCAGGTGGGCCTCTTCTCGCGGACGCTGTCGACGCTGCTCACCGGAGGGCTGCCGCTGGTGCCTTCGCTCGAGACGGCTGCTCGGTCCATCGACTCGAAGCAGATCGCGATCGCCGTGACGCGCTCCGTTGCTACGGTGCAGGAGGGCAAGGGTCTCTCGGAGAGTCTGATGGCAACGAAGGTTTTTCCTGAGTTGGCGATCGAGATGATCGAGGTGGGCGAGTCGACCGGAGCTCTGCCGCAGATGCTGAACTCGGTAGCGGAGTTCTTCGAAGAAGACGTGCAGACGAACCTCACCGCGGCGATGAGCCTGATCGAGCCGTTGATCCTCATCTTCATGGGATTGGTGGTGGTGACCATTCTGATCGCGCTGTATCTACCGATCTTCAGCTTGAGCGCGGGCAGCGGGCAATAA
- the tilS gene encoding tRNA lysidine(34) synthetase TilS, with protein sequence MLPFSREHLRPGDRLCAAVSGGADSVALLLALHAANRQHKDALGAVLSAVHVHHNLRGDEADADATFVADLCARLEVPLHRIEVDVPEHIASTGETLEEAARNLRYAAFHELLSTGQADAILTAHTLDDQAETVLMKLLRGAWTDGLSAIHPVLVPDKPKTGQIIRPLLATRRSQIETYLHEHNQPWREDSSNADTHHTRNRVRHELMPLLRTFNPNLDQALANIAELAREEESRWQTELARLLPQLLLPGKPVRGGGRAVSTNPADSALSIEIERLRAFDPALRRRVLRAAARQLGVRLSFEETARLLALCGLQPHPTVTSRSGAVLQLSNQLRAERSIREIRLSRYFA encoded by the coding sequence ATGCTTCCCTTCTCCCGCGAACACCTCCGTCCCGGCGACCGCCTCTGCGCCGCTGTCTCCGGCGGAGCGGACTCCGTTGCCCTCCTGCTTGCTCTGCACGCCGCAAATCGTCAGCACAAAGACGCTCTCGGGGCCGTGCTCTCCGCCGTCCACGTCCACCACAACCTTCGTGGCGATGAAGCCGACGCCGACGCAACCTTCGTCGCCGATCTCTGCGCCCGCCTCGAAGTCCCGCTGCACCGCATCGAAGTCGACGTACCCGAGCATATCGCTAGCACTGGCGAGACGCTCGAAGAGGCCGCCCGAAACCTCCGCTACGCCGCCTTCCACGAGCTCCTGTCCACCGGGCAGGCTGACGCGATCCTCACCGCCCACACCCTCGACGATCAGGCCGAGACCGTTCTGATGAAGCTACTCCGCGGCGCGTGGACCGACGGCCTGAGCGCCATCCATCCTGTTCTTGTCCCAGATAAGCCCAAAACGGGACAGATTATCCGTCCCCTCCTCGCTACCCGCCGTTCGCAAATCGAAACCTATCTCCACGAGCACAACCAGCCCTGGCGTGAGGACTCCTCGAACGCCGACACCCACCACACCCGCAACCGCGTTCGCCACGAGTTAATGCCGCTCCTCCGCACCTTCAACCCTAATCTCGACCAGGCTCTTGCGAACATCGCCGAGCTAGCCCGCGAAGAGGAGTCGCGCTGGCAGACGGAACTCGCACGGCTGCTCCCGCAGCTTCTTCTTCCCGGCAAGCCCGTTCGCGGCGGAGGCCGCGCCGTCAGCACAAATCCTGCGGATTCTGCGCTTTCCATCGAGATCGAGCGCCTCCGCGCCTTCGATCCGGCCTTACGCCGCCGCGTTCTGCGCGCCGCCGCACGGCAGCTTGGCGTAAGGCTCTCCTTTGAGGAGACCGCCCGACTTCTGGCCCTATGCGGACTCCAGCCGCACCCAACGGTAACGTCACGAAGCGGTGCAGTGCTGCAACTTTCGAACCAGCTTAGGGCCGAGCGGTCGATCCGCGAAATTCGCCTCTCCCGCTACTTTGCCTAG
- the ispF gene encoding 2-C-methyl-D-erythritol 2,4-cyclodiphosphate synthase: MSMRIGYGFDSHAFKAGVPLVIGGLKIKHHEGLAGHSDGDVLLHAITDALLGAVSAGDIGSFFPPSDPRWKNADSAIFLETALEEIAMAGYRIVNIDTVLVLAAPKIGPIAGELRERVAELLHLKPSEVGIKAKTPEGLNQDHVAVAHATVLLESIVVSDGLERMTAEAESDAEIDGVVESLIGSRHDMTALGRKVPGFDPDDLT; encoded by the coding sequence ATGAGCATGAGAATCGGTTACGGATTCGACTCGCACGCCTTCAAGGCGGGAGTTCCGCTGGTGATCGGCGGGTTGAAGATTAAGCATCACGAAGGACTCGCCGGGCACTCGGATGGTGATGTGCTGCTGCACGCCATCACCGACGCCCTGCTGGGTGCAGTTTCGGCGGGAGACATCGGAAGCTTCTTCCCGCCCAGCGATCCGCGCTGGAAGAACGCCGACTCGGCGATCTTCCTCGAGACGGCATTGGAAGAGATCGCCATGGCGGGCTATCGCATCGTGAACATCGATACCGTGTTGGTACTCGCCGCTCCGAAGATTGGCCCGATCGCTGGCGAACTGCGCGAACGTGTCGCTGAGTTGTTGCACCTGAAGCCGAGCGAAGTAGGCATCAAGGCGAAGACTCCTGAAGGATTGAATCAGGACCACGTCGCGGTGGCACACGCAACCGTGTTGCTCGAGAGCATCGTCGTGTCGGACGGCCTTGAGCGGATGACGGCTGAGGCGGAATCGGACGCGGAGATCGACGGCGTGGTGGAAAGCCTGATCGGCAGCCGCCACGATATGACAGCACTAGGACGGAAGGTGCCGGGGTTCGATCCGGACGATCTGACCTGA
- the ispD gene encoding 2-C-methyl-D-erythritol 4-phosphate cytidylyltransferase — protein MRVHVILPAAGLGTRMASGHGGHVAAGTSSGSDALNVVPAIAASASVAVMPSPAPKQFLSIGGKPILIHTLEAFLAVGRVDAIYVAVKAQEMDRVRQQIHNAEMPKSDRIFVVEGGDSRQDSVAKALAEVGGKYKAAADDVVLVHDAVRPLIEPATIDRTIDAVLKHGAAIVGLPAVDTIKQVERTADGALVSSTIPRERVVYAQTPQGARFATMQRAFDEASADEFQGTDEASLLERAGVPVVVVAGSARNFKVTQPGDLELAEFYLGTGSGTRHE, from the coding sequence ATGCGAGTCCATGTAATTCTTCCAGCGGCGGGCCTCGGCACGCGGATGGCTTCGGGCCATGGCGGCCATGTCGCTGCGGGTACTTCGAGCGGTTCTGACGCCCTGAACGTGGTGCCGGCGATAGCGGCTTCGGCATCTGTGGCCGTGATGCCCTCTCCCGCGCCGAAACAGTTTCTTTCGATCGGTGGCAAGCCGATCCTGATCCACACGCTTGAGGCTTTTCTCGCGGTCGGACGTGTCGACGCGATCTACGTGGCGGTGAAGGCGCAGGAGATGGATCGGGTTCGGCAACAGATCCATAACGCAGAGATGCCGAAGTCCGACCGGATTTTCGTAGTGGAAGGAGGCGACAGCCGTCAGGACTCTGTGGCGAAGGCGCTGGCCGAAGTTGGCGGCAAATATAAGGCTGCGGCGGACGACGTGGTCCTAGTGCATGACGCGGTAAGGCCGCTGATCGAGCCGGCGACGATCGACCGCACCATTGATGCTGTCTTGAAGCACGGCGCGGCGATCGTAGGCCTCCCGGCGGTGGACACGATCAAGCAGGTGGAGCGCACCGCAGACGGCGCTCTGGTAAGTTCAACGATCCCGCGCGAGCGCGTCGTCTACGCGCAGACACCTCAAGGCGCGCGCTTTGCAACCATGCAGCGGGCGTTTGATGAGGCCTCTGCGGACGAGTTTCAGGGGACCGACGAGGCAAGTCTGCTCGAACGCGCCGGAGTGCCGGTGGTGGTCGTCGCCGGATCGGCGCGGAACTTCAAAGTAACGCAACCCGGCGACCTGGAACTTGCGGAGTTTTATCTGGGAACTGGTTCAGGAACGAGGCACGAATGA
- a CDS encoding PilN domain-containing protein, protein MLVSINLATRPFVELRPLLAKLRLAMIALALLAIGLIIGLRALKARADAATAQMDALKAQTADYQELMLKNEARMKQPQNRAVLERAHFLNELFEKKSFSWTAVMMDLERVLPPGVQVMSIDPSISKEGDVNIRLRVNGDREKAVQLVRNLEKSRRFLSPRLSNESLQASQAGAGGSYGRLPSGAQTVDPAGVQFDILSGYNPISTEEAAALSSEAKKSSVSDGEVARHKSAKKPAVLGTPTAPHRGSPGGRR, encoded by the coding sequence ATGCTTGTCTCAATCAATCTGGCCACCCGGCCATTCGTCGAACTAAGGCCGCTGCTCGCAAAGCTGCGGCTGGCGATGATCGCGCTGGCGCTGCTGGCGATCGGGCTGATCATCGGGCTGCGAGCGTTGAAGGCGCGTGCCGATGCGGCGACCGCCCAGATGGATGCGCTGAAAGCGCAGACGGCCGACTACCAGGAGCTGATGCTGAAGAACGAGGCCCGCATGAAGCAGCCGCAGAATCGAGCGGTGCTGGAGCGGGCGCACTTCCTGAACGAGTTGTTCGAGAAGAAAAGCTTCAGTTGGACGGCGGTGATGATGGATCTCGAACGCGTACTCCCTCCTGGAGTGCAGGTCATGAGTATCGATCCGTCGATCAGCAAAGAAGGCGACGTCAATATCCGGCTAAGGGTGAACGGCGATCGCGAAAAGGCCGTCCAACTGGTACGGAACCTGGAGAAGTCGAGACGGTTCCTCTCGCCGAGGCTATCCAATGAGTCGCTGCAGGCAAGCCAGGCAGGCGCAGGTGGATCATACGGCCGATTACCCTCTGGGGCGCAGACAGTGGATCCGGCCGGGGTGCAATTCGATATCTTGAGCGGCTACAACCCTATCTCAACCGAAGAGGCGGCAGCGCTCTCCTCGGAGGCGAAGAAGTCATCGGTGAGCGATGGCGAGGTCGCGAGGCATAAGAGCGCTAAGAAGCCGGCAGT
- a CDS encoding GNAT family N-acetyltransferase, whose amino-acid sequence MFELGTDSYTPAMFEIRLATPGDAQLIGQQRRQMFLDAGQPDDEVMAAMEQAFVPWVRTKIAEDRYIGWLASEDGVVVGGAGLWLMEFPPHFLDPAPVRAYLLNFYTAAEFRGRGLAKTLLARCVEEARVRGCEVVTLHASKFGKPIYEKYGFKQTNEMMLLFNPRKGDKTVSASDKTAS is encoded by the coding sequence GTGTTCGAGCTGGGAACCGACAGCTATACTCCAGCGATGTTCGAGATACGGTTGGCAACCCCGGGGGATGCGCAGTTGATCGGGCAGCAGCGCCGGCAGATGTTCCTGGATGCCGGGCAGCCCGACGACGAAGTGATGGCGGCGATGGAGCAGGCGTTCGTGCCCTGGGTGCGGACCAAGATCGCCGAGGACCGCTACATCGGCTGGCTCGCCAGCGAGGACGGCGTGGTCGTCGGCGGGGCGGGGCTGTGGCTGATGGAGTTTCCGCCGCACTTTCTCGACCCCGCGCCGGTGCGTGCGTACCTGCTGAACTTCTATACGGCGGCGGAGTTTCGTGGTCGCGGTCTGGCGAAGACGCTACTGGCAAGATGTGTCGAGGAGGCCCGGGTGCGCGGATGTGAAGTGGTGACGCTGCATGCCTCGAAGTTCGGCAAGCCGATCTATGAGAAGTATGGATTCAAGCAGACGAACGAGATGATGCTGCTCTTCAACCCGCGCAAGGGCGACAAGACCGTGAGCGCCTCAGACAAGACGGCGAGCTAG